The DNA sequence TGTTTGCTACGATATGATGTATGGCAAAGAACAAACCGCCTTTAACGCTTGGGCACTAGCGCAAGGCGCCAAGCAAGCAGTTGATGGTTTAGGGATGCTGGTGGGACAAGCTGCGCAGAGTTTTTTGATTTGGCGTAAGGTTAAACCTGGCGTTGAAGCAGTTTTAACGCAGTTGAGAGCAGAGCTTTAATAGAGAGCAAAATGAATCAAAGTATATTGTTTCCTGACTTACAAGATTGGGAACCACAAGCCCTGAGTGTTGTTTTCACCGTTCAGGTGGAAGGCGTCAATATAGAGTGTCGAATAGGCTTAGCAAAGTTAGCTGAATTGTCTGCGACAGTACTGAGTGCCGATCAACATGATATCGCTAGCAAGGCATTGGCTATTTTTGACGAGTACCGATTTGATATTGAAGATGAGATTGAGCAACTCATCGAACAAGAGGCATTCGATGAGTTAGATGGGGTCAAACTTATATAGCTAGGTTCTTTATTCGCCTTCTTGCAAATATTCATTTTTAAGTCTGACATAGTTGTCAGCAGATTGAGGTAAGAAGGCAAGCTCAGCTTCGGTCAGTGCGCGGATCTGCTTAGCCGGGCTACCGACATAAAGATAACCACTTTTTAATACTTTATTGGGCGGCACTAAAGAACCCGCACCCAAAATCACATCATCTTCTAATATCGCACCATCAAGGATGATCGCCCCCATACCGACTAAAATACGATTACCCACTTTACAGCCATGCAGCATCGCTTTATGCCCAATCGTGACATCGTCACCAATAATTAACGGCTGACCCTCAGGTAATGAAGGAGACTTGCGAGTGACATGTAGTACAGTGCCATCCTGAATGTTTGTACGTTTGCCAATGCTAATATGGTTAACGTCACCTCTGGCAGCAACTAAAGGCCAAATACTCGAATCATCATCTAAGGTGATATCACCTACCAAAACACATGCTTCATCGACATAAACATCATTTTTAAGCTGTGGCACCGTTCCTTTGTATGAGCGTAGTGACTTGTTATTTTGCGAGCTAGTCATCTTAAAATCCTTAAAGTGGCTGTTTTAGGCATTATAAAGCCTAAAAAGTAGCTAGTCAGGGTGTTTTATCATCAAACAGCAACAATAGAACCTTTTTATTCAGAAAGCCTCTTGTGCTCCATCAGTATTCCCCTATAATGCGCATCCACTGACACGGCACAGCAGGCCAACTACTTAGGTAGTACGGGACTTGCAGCAGTGT is a window from the Shewanella sp. Choline-02u-19 genome containing:
- a CDS encoding DUF1488 domain-containing protein produces the protein MNQSILFPDLQDWEPQALSVVFTVQVEGVNIECRIGLAKLAELSATVLSADQHDIASKALAIFDEYRFDIEDEIEQLIEQEAFDELDGVKLI
- a CDS encoding gamma carbonic anhydrase family protein → MTSSQNNKSLRSYKGTVPQLKNDVYVDEACVLVGDITLDDDSSIWPLVAARGDVNHISIGKRTNIQDGTVLHVTRKSPSLPEGQPLIIGDDVTIGHKAMLHGCKVGNRILVGMGAIILDGAILEDDVILGAGSLVPPNKVLKSGYLYVGSPAKQIRALTEAELAFLPQSADNYVRLKNEYLQEGE